A single region of the Pontibacter kalidii genome encodes:
- a CDS encoding amidohydrolase: MQHPPLQDLSELIQLRHALHRHPELSGAEAATAERIVSSLEKYKPSSILTQVGGTGVVAVFEGTEPTAGPTILFRCELDALPILEDNPDLKYTSEVAGTAHLCGHDGHMAILTGLASLLHANKPATGRVVLLYQPAEETGMGAREMLQDERLLPLQPDYVFALHNLPGYPLHQVIVRENAFAAASTGMVVELQGHPSHAAEPENGLNPGEAMAEIILAFNQVVRQKELFRDLTLLTVIHARLGEVAFGTNPGFGTVMATLRSFQAEDLQKLKQLTAQQVQQVAEKYGLKYKIRFVEEFPATINDPEAVQLVRQAAESLQLEAQESVQPFRWSEDFGHFTAKYKGALFGLGAGTSQPQLHHANYNFPDELIPTGATFFYEIARQILQP; the protein is encoded by the coding sequence ATGCAGCACCCACCACTCCAAGACCTGTCCGAACTGATACAACTGCGCCATGCCCTGCACCGGCACCCCGAGCTATCCGGAGCCGAAGCCGCCACGGCTGAACGCATCGTGTCCTCTCTGGAAAAGTATAAACCCAGCTCCATACTTACGCAGGTGGGGGGCACAGGCGTAGTGGCTGTGTTCGAGGGTACTGAACCAACTGCCGGGCCAACCATACTTTTCCGTTGCGAGCTGGACGCCTTGCCTATCCTGGAGGATAACCCGGACTTAAAGTATACTTCAGAAGTTGCAGGAACAGCCCATCTTTGCGGCCACGACGGGCATATGGCCATTCTAACCGGGCTCGCCAGCCTGCTGCACGCCAATAAACCGGCCACAGGCAGGGTGGTCCTCCTTTATCAGCCGGCAGAGGAAACCGGCATGGGCGCCCGGGAGATGCTCCAAGACGAGCGGCTCCTGCCACTGCAGCCGGATTACGTGTTTGCGCTGCACAACCTGCCGGGCTACCCGCTGCACCAGGTGATCGTGAGGGAGAATGCCTTTGCCGCAGCCTCTACAGGGATGGTTGTGGAGCTGCAGGGGCACCCCTCACATGCTGCCGAACCTGAGAATGGTCTGAACCCGGGCGAGGCAATGGCAGAAATCATACTTGCTTTTAACCAGGTTGTCCGGCAGAAAGAGCTTTTCCGGGACCTCACGCTGCTCACTGTAATTCATGCCCGGCTAGGCGAGGTGGCCTTTGGGACTAACCCGGGCTTTGGCACTGTAATGGCCACCCTCCGCTCCTTCCAGGCCGAGGACCTGCAAAAGCTGAAGCAGTTGACGGCACAACAGGTGCAACAGGTCGCCGAGAAGTATGGCCTGAAGTATAAGATCCGTTTTGTGGAAGAGTTTCCGGCAACTATAAATGACCCCGAGGCAGTGCAACTGGTGCGGCAGGCGGCGGAAAGTCTGCAACTGGAGGCGCAGGAGAGCGTACAGCCTTTCAGGTGGTCCGAAGACTTCGGGCATTTCACGGCAAAGTATAAGGGGGCGCTTTTCGGGCTTGGCGCGGGCACTTCGCAACCGCAGCTGCACCACGCCAACTATAACTTCCCCGATGAACTCATCCCGACCGGTGCCACTTTTTTTTACGAGATCGCGCGGCAGATACTACAGCCATAA